From a region of the Bdellovibrio sp. BCCA genome:
- a CDS encoding single-stranded DNA-binding protein — protein sequence MSSVNKVILVGRLGADPEVKALGNGNMVARLNLATSETWMKEGQRQEKTEWHRISVWGKMAEICGKHLAKGRQVYIEGKLVTRSWQDQQGQKRYATEVVAVSVKFLGSAGKSSSAGGSSDGESQQSGGGGESEYGFQDFGPEPSFDSNDEIPF from the coding sequence ATGAGCAGTGTGAACAAAGTGATTTTGGTGGGAAGACTAGGGGCTGATCCGGAAGTTAAAGCTCTCGGAAATGGCAATATGGTCGCACGATTGAACCTTGCCACAAGTGAAACTTGGATGAAGGAGGGGCAGCGTCAGGAAAAGACTGAATGGCACCGCATCTCAGTTTGGGGAAAAATGGCTGAGATCTGTGGAAAGCACCTCGCAAAAGGACGCCAGGTTTACATTGAAGGTAAACTTGTAACGCGTTCTTGGCAGGATCAACAAGGACAAAAGCGCTATGCAACTGAAGTTGTTGCAGTGAGTGTTAAGTTCTTGGGTTCGGCTGGTAAATCTTCGTCTGCGGGTGGGTCTAGTGATGGCGAATCTCAGCAGTCCGGAGGCGGAGGAGAGAGCGAATACGGTTTCCAGGATTTCGGTCCAGAACCAAGCTTCGATTCTAACGACGAAATTCCGTTCTAG
- a CDS encoding RNA-guided endonuclease InsQ/TnpB family protein, which produces MVSIRNIKCRLYLNSTQSSLMEMYQSHCRLVWNLALHQREEYWNKASTHGPLQYKEAHGSISEYGQSAELTVLKNDFPFLYDTPAGTLTNVLTALDQSYKLFFSNLKKKNGLAGKPRYKRSTDSIPLKFKGNANTKRGYTPVRIDGQNYARIFLDKIGSVRFRCHEEVIGKVKNCMVKKETDGWYITLAVEGEFTRENRSHKMIGIDLGVIHTVTTSEGEHIDMPTEFQLIEERIKFLKSRNDRRKVKFSNSWKKEVRKIAKLQQKLARAKDYFIKMTANKLTTENFLVVLEDLKVKNMTRSAKGTIEDPGRNVAAKSGLNRSILSNNWAALRNKIVQMGSKNGCEVVLVNPKHTSQTCSSCGLIHIDNRRTQEHFKCIGCGTEMNADVNAAINILRLGEPKFRSSTDDKKVA; this is translated from the coding sequence ATGGTAAGCATTAGAAATATCAAATGTCGACTTTATTTAAACTCAACCCAATCTTCCCTAATGGAGATGTATCAATCTCACTGTAGATTGGTATGGAATCTAGCCCTTCATCAAAGAGAAGAATATTGGAACAAAGCTAGCACTCATGGACCACTTCAATATAAGGAAGCGCATGGTAGCATTTCTGAATATGGCCAGTCAGCAGAACTCACAGTATTAAAAAACGACTTCCCGTTCCTTTATGACACCCCAGCTGGAACTTTAACAAATGTTTTAACTGCTCTTGATCAGTCGTACAAATTATTCTTCTCAAACTTAAAGAAGAAAAATGGATTAGCTGGAAAGCCTCGCTACAAAAGAAGCACTGACTCAATCCCTCTAAAATTTAAAGGGAATGCGAATACCAAACGCGGTTACACTCCAGTGAGAATAGACGGTCAGAACTATGCACGAATCTTTCTAGACAAAATAGGATCGGTCAGATTCAGATGCCATGAAGAGGTGATCGGAAAAGTTAAAAACTGCATGGTTAAAAAGGAAACTGATGGATGGTATATAACCCTGGCAGTAGAAGGCGAATTTACGCGAGAAAATAGATCGCACAAAATGATCGGCATTGATCTTGGAGTTATTCATACTGTGACGACATCGGAGGGAGAACATATTGACATGCCTACTGAGTTTCAATTGATTGAGGAGAGAATTAAATTTCTCAAATCGCGTAATGATCGTCGAAAAGTTAAATTCTCAAACAGCTGGAAGAAAGAAGTCAGGAAGATCGCCAAACTCCAACAAAAGCTCGCACGAGCAAAAGATTACTTCATTAAAATGACCGCAAACAAGTTGACCACCGAAAATTTTTTGGTCGTTCTTGAGGATTTGAAGGTTAAAAATATGACGAGATCCGCAAAGGGAACCATCGAAGATCCAGGAAGAAATGTTGCTGCTAAAAGTGGTTTGAATCGATCCATTTTATCCAATAACTGGGCTGCCCTTAGAAATAAAATTGTTCAAATGGGAAGCAAAAATGGATGCGAAGTCGTTCTCGTCAATCCTAAACATACGTCTCAAACATGCTCGTCGTGTGGTTTGATTCACATCGATAATCGGCGAACACAAGAGCATTTTAAATGTATTGGGTGCGGAACAGAGATGAATGCTGACGTAAATGCTGCGATCAACATCTTGCGGCTCGGAGAGCCCAAGTTTAGATCCAGTACAGATGACAAAAAGGTTGCTTAG
- a CDS encoding exonuclease domain-containing protein codes for MGRLIWTDLETTGTNKADDQALEFAAAVDDENGDLIETVEGYVKLKDGVTPSPKALEINGINPFSKAYAEASITEAQMVQKYIDLFEKHTVNGVKPRIAGQKVSFDTGFLAVAFARQGKRLGDYVTKTHVELMKISDNAVKAGIITTEKTKGGKSSVAQSAVAKALGFEFEGKGAHRSLPDILMSRKIGHHLYPLLSNGKKITDPSPDIAAFEEGKVYSVTTFSKSSGMKRRNIKVLMNDNEKMMIAAVDDDDIFNKNKGKFKDTAVRRFNYETIIDVHEVSPDEEQRLNAISDANPEMIKDVLSSPDFSSMKNSIESNIFHEDSKNFELIEKVRSRMATAPNKKLEYDQVMAELTKDLKSRVSAKTVLTRAERMHTARGLRGWTRDISTFGNVPFFRDVFPNETVEIACHPSGHYMVKVTGNGTLYREKFTSKAALKGALVKKCLNFEMLEKRIKDLPTPGDFEDPKHPLALEGELRNAIDAVRGNPSKMEAIQSLALLFKQKYPKSFEKINTDKANFFADYYLDANAVDDSYQPSFAGMTQPLEGVQSLSSKETPKLTLIDGGAEAKEEGQSPMQMTIDDHLPPSAAASNVQCAMCNRKLSKEFSKQMGMGPTCITRARYIDNSAVDAAEFVESMVEYNIETAKQMRKGAAMVVKFKVNGEERSVFADSIRHTLDNKVVFVDRRKLQSAIAKGEDFLVAEYMATVQVAQEAVVSFGKVQAKKVEAKMAA; via the coding sequence ATGGGAAGGTTAATTTGGACAGACTTAGAAACCACGGGAACAAATAAGGCTGATGACCAGGCCCTGGAATTTGCTGCTGCCGTTGATGATGAAAATGGTGATCTTATTGAAACGGTTGAAGGGTACGTTAAACTTAAAGATGGCGTTACTCCAAGTCCAAAAGCACTTGAGATCAACGGTATTAATCCATTTTCGAAAGCTTACGCTGAAGCTTCTATTACTGAAGCCCAGATGGTCCAAAAGTATATTGATCTCTTTGAAAAGCATACCGTTAACGGCGTAAAACCTCGCATTGCAGGGCAAAAAGTGTCGTTTGATACTGGGTTTCTTGCCGTGGCCTTTGCTCGTCAAGGAAAGAGACTTGGTGATTACGTTACAAAAACCCACGTCGAACTTATGAAGATCTCAGACAATGCCGTAAAAGCCGGAATTATCACCACAGAAAAAACGAAAGGCGGAAAAAGCTCTGTAGCTCAATCAGCTGTAGCGAAAGCACTTGGTTTTGAGTTCGAGGGAAAAGGTGCACATAGATCGTTGCCAGATATTTTAATGAGTCGAAAGATTGGTCATCATCTTTATCCATTGCTATCTAATGGAAAGAAAATCACCGACCCTTCACCGGATATTGCTGCCTTTGAAGAAGGAAAAGTATATTCCGTCACAACATTCTCTAAATCATCAGGAATGAAGCGTAGGAATATCAAAGTTCTCATGAATGATAATGAGAAGATGATGATTGCAGCCGTTGACGATGACGATATTTTTAACAAGAACAAGGGGAAATTCAAAGACACCGCAGTTCGACGCTTTAATTACGAGACGATTATTGATGTGCATGAAGTGTCACCAGATGAAGAGCAACGCCTTAACGCTATTTCAGACGCGAATCCTGAGATGATTAAGGATGTGTTGAGTTCTCCAGATTTCTCGAGCATGAAAAATTCAATCGAGAGCAATATTTTTCATGAGGATTCAAAAAACTTTGAGTTGATTGAGAAGGTTAGATCAAGGATGGCGACAGCTCCGAACAAGAAATTGGAGTACGATCAAGTTATGGCGGAACTTACTAAGGACCTAAAGAGTAGGGTTTCCGCGAAAACTGTTTTGACTCGTGCTGAGCGAATGCATACTGCTAGAGGTCTTCGTGGGTGGACGCGGGATATTAGTACCTTCGGAAATGTGCCGTTTTTCCGCGATGTATTCCCGAATGAAACAGTTGAGATCGCTTGCCACCCTTCTGGTCACTATATGGTGAAGGTTACTGGGAATGGTACGCTCTATCGCGAAAAGTTCACAAGCAAGGCGGCTCTAAAGGGTGCACTTGTAAAAAAGTGTTTGAACTTCGAAATGCTTGAAAAGAGGATCAAAGATTTGCCGACACCCGGTGATTTTGAAGATCCTAAACATCCTTTAGCCCTTGAAGGGGAGTTAAGGAATGCTATTGACGCTGTTCGAGGGAACCCATCTAAAATGGAGGCCATTCAGTCTTTAGCATTGCTGTTTAAACAAAAATATCCAAAGAGCTTTGAGAAGATCAACACAGATAAAGCTAATTTCTTTGCTGATTACTATCTTGATGCAAATGCTGTTGATGATTCCTATCAACCAAGCTTTGCAGGCATGACTCAGCCTCTTGAGGGTGTTCAATCTTTAAGCTCAAAAGAGACCCCAAAACTGACTCTAATTGATGGTGGTGCTGAAGCGAAGGAAGAAGGTCAATCGCCAATGCAAATGACGATTGATGACCATTTACCACCATCGGCTGCCGCCTCCAATGTCCAATGTGCAATGTGTAATCGCAAGCTTTCAAAGGAATTCTCAAAACAAATGGGAATGGGACCAACCTGCATCACGAGGGCACGATACATCGACAATTCCGCTGTTGATGCTGCGGAGTTCGTTGAATCAATGGTTGAGTACAATATTGAGACAGCCAAGCAAATGCGCAAAGGTGCAGCGATGGTTGTTAAATTCAAGGTTAACGGGGAAGAGAGATCAGTTTTCGCTGACTCAATTCGACACACTTTGGACAACAAGGTGGTATTCGTTGATCGTCGCAAACTTCAAAGCGCTATCGCAAAAGGTGAAGACTTCTTGGTCGCAGAATATATGGCAACAGTACAGGTCGCCCAGGAGGCCGTAGTATCGTTCGGTAAGGTACAGGCGAAAAAAGTAGAAGCGAAAATGGCTGCTTAG
- a CDS encoding DEAD/DEAH box helicase yields MEKPVKILLKNSKAELLFETEHTESVYNCARISYKNHRQEIIYLSYIHKRCIPLGMVDHFRERMKRKFKIETEVINARTERIDYRKLMMTTDKVAMEHQENIEAGTDEFPVGKVSSPTGSGKTFITSLIVNQKQTTTLIITPTELAQMNAYEELSSCFGKKNVSIDVPQRPPEVGRELKRRSTAVSEDQTEEQPELSSYEIWLQKKQQKKDKPKKGTPEHRKWSIDKARERQLERFVEKNWEKPIHIICAASIPNLPYWYIEKINLLIIDESHGAYAKLTRNLILASNPTYLYGLSATNWRDQAQEDRILNALFNNKMIYEFPIDEAIEKGIHAKVSLQSLNSPAPEKFYIKRDINVGGKTVTISERLMNSRDPRTIIDEGIIRNRDRNKMIVEWAYRDATEGHMVFIAIDEIGQYRGKDDDEDKSYCLKHFLDMRTDIPVFFISGELSLKQKMAELKKIATSETPYIVVGTMSFGIAVDVPGIDTVYLGSWGKSSIRAIQRAGRGARTQMKEKTLRLFNIWDWWNKSAKKQSKIRIKTLCSYYGVDCTF; encoded by the coding sequence GTGGAAAAACCCGTTAAAATTCTCCTTAAGAATTCAAAAGCGGAGCTTCTTTTTGAAACGGAGCATACGGAATCTGTCTATAATTGCGCCAGAATTTCCTACAAAAATCATAGGCAAGAAATAATCTATCTTTCTTATATTCATAAGAGATGCATCCCACTGGGTATGGTGGATCACTTTCGAGAGCGCATGAAGCGCAAGTTTAAAATTGAAACGGAAGTTATTAACGCTCGTACAGAGCGTATTGACTATCGAAAGCTTATGATGACCACCGACAAAGTGGCCATGGAACACCAGGAGAATATAGAGGCCGGAACTGATGAATTTCCGGTCGGTAAAGTATCATCCCCAACAGGGAGTGGAAAAACTTTCATAACATCTTTGATCGTAAATCAAAAGCAGACCACAACCCTAATTATTACACCAACTGAATTAGCCCAAATGAACGCTTATGAAGAGCTTAGCTCCTGTTTTGGGAAGAAAAATGTTTCCATTGATGTTCCGCAAAGACCTCCTGAAGTGGGTCGTGAACTAAAAAGGCGAAGTACTGCCGTAAGTGAAGACCAGACAGAGGAGCAACCAGAACTTTCGAGTTATGAAATCTGGCTGCAAAAGAAGCAGCAAAAGAAAGATAAACCTAAGAAGGGAACTCCTGAACACAGGAAATGGTCCATTGATAAGGCTCGAGAGCGTCAGTTAGAAAGATTTGTCGAAAAGAATTGGGAAAAACCAATTCATATTATTTGTGCAGCTTCAATTCCAAATCTTCCTTATTGGTATATCGAAAAAATTAATCTTTTGATTATTGATGAATCTCATGGTGCATACGCAAAGTTAACAAGAAATCTTATTCTTGCGTCAAACCCAACGTACCTGTACGGCTTAAGTGCCACAAACTGGCGTGATCAAGCTCAGGAAGATCGCATCCTAAACGCGCTCTTTAATAATAAAATGATTTACGAGTTCCCAATTGATGAGGCTATTGAGAAAGGAATTCATGCAAAAGTTTCACTTCAATCCCTCAATTCTCCAGCGCCAGAAAAGTTCTACATCAAGAGGGATATTAATGTTGGTGGCAAAACGGTTACCATCAGTGAACGCCTAATGAATTCACGAGATCCTCGAACAATTATTGATGAGGGGATCATTCGTAATCGTGATCGTAACAAAATGATCGTTGAATGGGCATATCGTGATGCGACCGAGGGTCACATGGTGTTCATTGCAATTGATGAAATCGGACAGTATCGCGGCAAAGACGATGATGAGGATAAAAGCTATTGCTTAAAACATTTTTTGGATATGCGAACCGATATCCCAGTGTTTTTCATTTCGGGCGAGCTATCTTTGAAACAAAAGATGGCGGAGCTTAAGAAGATCGCGACTTCAGAAACACCATATATTGTTGTGGGAACGATGTCTTTTGGAATCGCCGTAGACGTTCCTGGTATCGATACAGTCTATCTTGGATCATGGGGAAAAAGCTCGATCAGGGCAATTCAGCGAGCTGGCCGAGGAGCCAGAACACAAATGAAAGAAAAGACCCTTCGTTTGTTCAATATTTGGGATTGGTGGAACAAATCCGCCAAAAAGCAATCAAAGATCAGGATTAAAACTCTGTGTTCATATTACGGCGTTGATTGCACGTTCTAG
- the recA gene encoding recombinase RecA, whose product MANPNTDKANNEKMKALELAVSNIEKQFGKGSIMRLANTEVLHTAEAVSTGSLSLDIGLGIGGLPKGRIVEIYGPESSGKTTLCLSVIAQAQKKGGVVAFVDAEHALDVNYARKLGVNTEDLLISQPDTGEQALEITETLVRSGAIDVLVVDSVAALVPRAEIEGDMGDSHVGLQARLMSQALRKLTAAINQSKTLVIFINQIRMKIGVMFGNPETTTGGNALKFYSSVRLDVRRVGAIKNGEEVTGNRTSVKVVKNKMAPPFAKVEFDLMYGEGISAEGDVLDLAVTANLVEKSGAWFSINGERMGQGRDQAKKFLKENPHYMESLRAELLAKKGVGALLAETGSKSDPEENNEPSDETEESTPKKGKKK is encoded by the coding sequence ATGGCAAATCCAAACACTGATAAAGCAAACAACGAAAAAATGAAGGCGCTTGAACTCGCAGTATCCAATATCGAAAAGCAGTTCGGTAAAGGTTCTATTATGCGACTGGCGAACACAGAGGTCTTACATACTGCTGAGGCAGTAAGTACTGGTTCATTAAGTCTTGATATTGGATTAGGAATCGGTGGCCTTCCAAAAGGTCGTATCGTAGAAATCTACGGACCAGAGTCTTCTGGTAAAACAACTCTTTGCTTGTCTGTTATTGCTCAAGCTCAGAAAAAAGGCGGCGTTGTTGCTTTCGTCGATGCGGAACATGCATTGGATGTTAACTACGCTCGTAAATTGGGTGTGAACACAGAAGATCTTTTGATCTCTCAACCAGACACAGGTGAACAAGCTTTGGAAATCACTGAAACACTTGTTCGCTCTGGCGCGATTGACGTACTAGTTGTCGACTCCGTAGCGGCGTTGGTTCCTCGTGCAGAGATCGAAGGAGACATGGGTGATTCTCATGTAGGTCTGCAAGCTCGTTTGATGTCTCAAGCTCTCCGAAAGCTTACAGCTGCAATCAATCAATCAAAAACGCTGGTCATTTTCATCAATCAAATTCGTATGAAAATTGGTGTGATGTTTGGTAACCCAGAAACTACAACGGGTGGTAACGCATTGAAATTCTACTCTTCAGTTCGTTTGGATGTGCGCCGCGTTGGCGCGATCAAAAACGGTGAAGAGGTAACTGGAAATCGTACTTCCGTCAAAGTTGTTAAGAACAAAATGGCTCCCCCGTTTGCGAAAGTTGAGTTTGATTTGATGTATGGTGAAGGTATCTCAGCAGAAGGCGATGTGCTTGACTTGGCTGTGACAGCGAACCTCGTTGAGAAATCGGGCGCTTGGTTCTCAATTAACGGTGAACGTATGGGTCAAGGGCGTGATCAAGCGAAGAAATTCTTGAAAGAGAATCCTCACTACATGGAATCACTTCGTGCTGAATTGCTTGCGAAAAAAGGTGTCGGCGCACTTCTGGCCGAAACAGGTAGCAAGTCCGATCCTGAGGAGAATAATGAACCTTCAGATGAAACTGAAGAATCGACACCAAAAAAAGGAAAGAAGAAGTAG